A single Larimichthys crocea isolate SSNF chromosome VIII, L_crocea_2.0, whole genome shotgun sequence DNA region contains:
- the LOC113746334 gene encoding uncharacterized protein LOC113746334, with product MSPTDRLRLLVLCLWLLHVDVNCENTQKGYVLRAQDGLVPTGVRNDEGNYKRWREPRIFRIRTAGYKKSNVNRGQSAREDHTTDSESSHVQSHSPVIPETQNFPKGQVNRLKSGFNSASPAQGRSIVVNNRSGNKKIHQANSDSTRVFQVPLYRSRTKMMGGFSPVQVDRATESLKIDINPSRANTYSSQPQESRPATRPEVSRYRPAYVFPRSFNHDRANAKLINQKTDSVVSSPARNLDKLMSHPTWSPRVYSGDVTPGARGYAHVRHVKPGFDKTRPQLSSAASGKFLETGHGDPASSERQINVNHNSRGSQTSSGHPSPNKAQIPIQGKFKPFQRLPTNDTHTHSSEGEPAPTQTSAGANLTASLNSSVIPSVSEESSNKSASPMQTEGQDAELLLQASNQEDQSEHLAEVGTSLEQNKTVTVAPPKLRLAENVWKGDKVVTSPPETDQSEV from the exons ATGAGCCCTACAGATCGCTTGAG GCTGCTTGTGCTTTGTCTTTGGCTGCTGCACGTTGATGTAAATTGCGAGAATACCCAGAAAG GTTATGTCCTCCGTGCCCAGGACGGACTGGTTCCAACGGGAGTCCGCAATGACGAAGGAAACTATAAAAGATGGCGTGAACCACGCATCTTCAGGATCCGTACAGCTGGTTACAAGAAATCAAATGTGAACAGAGGGCAGAGTGCTCGAGAAGATCACACCACCGACTCTGAATCATCACACGTTCAAAGCCATTCTCCCGTTATTCCAGAGACTCAAAACTTCCCAAAAGGCCAAGTCAACCGTTTAAAATCTGGCTTCAACTCGGCCTCACCTGCACAAGGACGCAGCATTGTGGTGAACAACCGCTCTGGAAACAAGAAAATTCATCAAGCAAACTCTGATTCCACACGAGTATTTCAGGTTCCTCTCTATCGCAGCAGAACTAAGATGATGGGAGGTTTTTCACCTGTTCAGGTAGACAGAGCTACCGAGTCTCTTAAGATTGACATAAACCCCTCCAGAGCAAACACATATTCCTCACAACCACAGGAGTCACGTCCCGCAACCAGGCCTGAAGTGAGTAGATATCGCCCTGCTTATGTTTTCCCCAGAAGCTTTAATCATGACCGGGCAAACGCAAAACTCATAAACCAAAAGACAGATTCTGTTGTGAGCAGTCCCGCGAGAAACCTTGACAAACTGATGTCCCATCCAACATGGAGCCCCAGGGTCTACAGCGGTGATGTGACGCCTGGAGCAAGAGGATACGCTCATGTCCGCCATGTCAAGCCTGGTTTTGATAAAACACGGCCCCAACTTAGTTCTGCTGCAAGTGGAAAGTTCTTGGAAACTGGTCACGGTGATCCAGCATCAAGTGAGAGGCAGATAAATGTTAATCACAACTCCAGAGGAAGCCAGACTAGCAGCGGGCATCCTTCACCAAACAAAGCACAAATTCCCATCCAAGGCAAATTCAAACCTTTCCAAAGACTTCCCACTAACGATACTCATACCCATTCATCAGAAGGTGAACCGGCACCAACTCAGACATCTGCAGGGGCAAACCTTACGGCTAGTTTGAACTCATCAGTCATTCCTTCAGTTAGTGAAGAGTCCAGTAATAAGTCTGCTTCACCCATGCAGACAGAGGGCCAAGATGCTGAGCTTTTACTTCAAGCATCAAACCAAGAGGACCAGTCTGAACATTTGGCAGAAGTTGGAACTTCCTTGGAGCAAAACAAAACGGTTACAGTTGCTCCTCCGAAGTTGCGGCTGGCAGAAAACGTTTGGAAAGGTGACAAGGTTGTGACAAGTCCTCCAGAAACGGATCAGTCTGAAGTTTAA
- the htatip2 gene encoding oxidoreductase HTATIP2, whose protein sequence is MKLPVTSLSKVTGILTVIIVLIAAGLNYFDDPEPVKYQSMTEDAKTLEENFRQQNKSCFILGASGETGRLLLQELLDRNIFSKITLIGRRQLTFEGEAYENLAQEVVDFEKLDDYAAAFQGHDVGYCCLGTTRAKAGVDGFIRVDHDYVLKSAELAKSGGCTQFHLESSRGADKNSNFLYLKVKGQVEADIEALGFDRYAIYRPGVLLVDRQESRPSEWVARKFLGAFSAIFPTSMSVPIQAVAKAMVSNTLLQPEQKTEILENKAIGALGKSSGK, encoded by the exons ATGAAACTCCCGGTAACCAGTTTGAGCAAAGTCACCGGGATCCTGACCGTCATAATCGTTCTTATTGCGGCGGGGTTGAATTATTTCGACGATCCTGAACCGGTTAAATACCAAAG CATGACTGAGGACGCGAAGACTCTGGAGGAAAACTTCAGgcagcaaaataaaagctgtttcaTCCTCGGCGCCTCTGGAGAAACAGGCAGGCTGCTGCTCCAAGAGCTGCTGGACCGCAACATCTTCTCCAAGATCACGCTCATCGGACGGAGACAGCTCACATTCGAGGGCGAAGCGTACGAGAACCTG GCACAAGAGGTGGTGGACTTTGAGAAGCTTGACGACTATGCTGCAGCCTTCCAGGGTCACGACGTCGGCTACTGCTGTCTTGGGACAACCAGAGCGAAAGCAGGGGTT GACGGATTCATCCGCGTCGATCACGACTACGTGCTAAAATCAGCAGAGCTCGCCAAGTCCGGAGGCTGCACGCAGTTCCACCTGGAGTCGTCCAGAGGGGCCGATAAAAACAGCAACTTCCTCTACCTCAAAGTCAAG GGACAAGTGGAGGCAGATATCGAGGCGCTGGGTTTTGACAGATATGCCATTTACAGACCGGG GGTTTTGTTGGTAGACAGGCAGGAGAGTCGCCCCAGTGAGTGGGTGGCCAGGAAATTCCTCGGCGCCTTTTCTGCCATCTTTCCTACGTCCATGTCCGTCCCGATCCAAGCGGTGGCCAAAGCGATGGTGTCAAACACTCTGCTCCAACCCGAGCAGAAGACGGAGATCCTGGAGAACAAAGCCATCGGCGCTTTGGGAAAGAGTTCAGGGAAATAA